Proteins encoded together in one Riemerella anatipestifer window:
- a CDS encoding bifunctional 5,10-methylenetetrahydrofolate dehydrogenase/5,10-methenyltetrahydrofolate cyclohydrolase, protein MAQILDGLKISKEIKAEIKADVEKIKASGKRLPHLSAILVGNNGASKAYVNSKIKDCAEVGFQSSLHKFPSTASEAEVLEKIKELNENPDVDGFIVQLPLPKQMDQEKIIMAIDPRKDVDGFHPENFGRMALEMDTFLPATPFGILTLLERYQIETKGKHCVIIGRSRIVGRPMSILMGRKDFPGNSTVTLTHSYTPHIEEFTKNADIVITALGDPYFLKGDMIKKGAIVIDVGITRVDDDSEKGYKLAGDVDFDSCAEKASWITPVPGGVGPMTRAMLMKNTLLAYKHTIYKD, encoded by the coding sequence ATGGCTCAAATTTTAGACGGATTAAAAATATCCAAAGAAATCAAAGCAGAAATTAAAGCAGATGTAGAGAAAATCAAAGCATCTGGAAAGCGTTTACCTCATCTTTCCGCTATATTGGTGGGAAATAATGGGGCAAGTAAGGCTTATGTTAATTCTAAAATTAAAGACTGTGCAGAAGTTGGCTTTCAGTCGTCTTTGCACAAATTTCCTAGTACGGCATCAGAAGCTGAAGTTTTGGAAAAAATAAAAGAACTCAACGAAAATCCAGATGTAGATGGTTTTATTGTTCAGCTACCACTTCCGAAACAGATGGATCAGGAGAAAATCATTATGGCGATAGACCCAAGAAAAGATGTAGATGGTTTTCACCCAGAAAACTTTGGAAGAATGGCTCTAGAAATGGATACCTTCTTACCAGCAACACCTTTCGGAATTCTTACCCTTTTGGAACGCTACCAAATAGAAACCAAAGGAAAACATTGTGTTATCATCGGTAGAAGTCGTATTGTAGGACGCCCTATGAGTATTCTAATGGGAAGAAAAGATTTTCCTGGAAACTCTACCGTAACACTTACTCACTCTTACACTCCTCATATAGAAGAGTTTACTAAAAATGCAGACATTGTAATTACCGCTTTGGGTGACCCTTATTTCTTAAAAGGAGATATGATAAAGAAAGGAGCTATCGTGATAGATGTGGGCATTACGAGAGTAGATGACGATAGTGAAAAAGGCTATAAATTAGCAGGCGATGTAGATTTTGATAGCTGTGCTGAAAAAGCCTCATGGATTACTCCTGTACCAGGAGGTGTAGGACCTATGACCAGAGCTATGTTAATGAAAAACACACTATTAGCTTACAAGCACACCATATACAAAGACTAA
- the glyA gene encoding serine hydroxymethyltransferase, protein MRDVIFDLIEQERARQTHGIELIASENFVSDEVMKAMGSVLTNKYAEGYPGRRYYGGCEVVDEVEKLAIDRAKQLFGVEYANVQPHSGSQANAAIYLACLKPGDTILGLDLSMGGHLTHGSFVNFSGIQYNAQFYGVERETGLIDYEAMRQKALEVKPKLIIAGYSAYSRDLDYAKFREVADEVGATLWADIAHPAGLVAKGLLSSPFPYCDVVTTTTHKTLRGPRGGLIMLGKNFENPYGHKTPKGETKMMSAVLDSAVFPGIQGGPLEHVIAAKAVAFGEAIDGKFETYAKQVVANARALANALIDRGFEIVGGGTDNHLMLVDLRNKGVNGKETEKALVKADITCNKNMVPFDDKSAFITSGIRLGTPAITTRGLKENDMDSVAELISKVVSNLNNDSVLEEVKKQVNDLMSSRPLFQY, encoded by the coding sequence ATGAGAGATGTAATTTTTGATTTGATAGAGCAAGAAAGAGCACGCCAAACACATGGTATAGAGCTAATTGCTTCTGAAAACTTTGTTTCTGATGAAGTGATGAAAGCTATGGGAAGTGTTCTTACTAATAAATATGCTGAAGGCTATCCAGGAAGACGCTACTATGGTGGTTGTGAGGTTGTTGATGAAGTAGAGAAATTAGCGATAGATAGAGCAAAACAACTATTTGGAGTAGAATATGCTAACGTTCAGCCACATTCTGGTTCGCAAGCTAATGCAGCTATCTATTTAGCGTGTCTTAAACCTGGAGATACAATATTGGGATTAGATTTATCAATGGGAGGGCATTTAACGCACGGTTCGTTTGTCAACTTTTCAGGAATACAATACAATGCACAGTTCTATGGTGTAGAAAGAGAAACAGGGCTGATAGATTACGAAGCTATGCGTCAGAAAGCCTTAGAAGTAAAGCCAAAACTTATTATAGCAGGATATTCGGCGTATTCTCGTGATTTAGATTATGCTAAATTTCGTGAGGTAGCAGATGAGGTAGGAGCTACACTTTGGGCAGATATTGCACACCCTGCAGGATTGGTTGCTAAAGGTTTATTAAGTTCTCCGTTTCCTTACTGCGATGTGGTAACTACTACTACACACAAAACTTTAAGAGGACCTAGAGGAGGTTTGATAATGTTAGGTAAAAATTTTGAAAATCCTTATGGTCATAAAACACCTAAAGGAGAAACCAAAATGATGAGTGCAGTACTAGATAGTGCGGTATTTCCAGGGATACAAGGCGGTCCGCTAGAGCATGTAATAGCGGCTAAAGCAGTAGCTTTTGGAGAGGCGATAGATGGTAAATTTGAAACCTACGCTAAACAAGTAGTGGCTAATGCAAGGGCTTTGGCTAATGCTTTAATAGATAGAGGGTTTGAAATCGTAGGTGGAGGAACAGATAATCATCTTATGTTGGTAGACCTTCGTAATAAAGGTGTTAACGGTAAGGAGACAGAAAAAGCCTTAGTAAAAGCAGATATTACTTGTAATAAGAATATGGTGCCGTTTGATGATAAATCAGCGTTCATTACTTCGGGCATCAGATTGGGAACTCCTGCAATTACCACTAGAGGACTTAAAGAAAACGATATGGATTCCGTAGCTGAACTAATTTCTAAAGTGGTTTCTAATCTTAATAATGATTCTGTTTTAGAAGAGGTTAAAAAGCAAGTGAATGATCTGATGTCTAGTAGACCGTTATTTCAGTACTAA
- a CDS encoding IS982-like element ISRa1 family transposase, whose amino-acid sequence MNNIEQIYERILEVLGLFSENQLISYQRRTPKMSDLEVISLNITAEYLSIDSELQFFRKLPNSLINKIERSVYNKRKRRLSLQTEQIRQRISMEFNEFEDIFIVDSMPMKVCENARSTRSKICKEQSYSSPTYGYCASQKLYFYGYKLHAVCSLNGVIKNFDISPASVHDIHYLKDSGEQMRNCTLIGDRGYLSAKVQIDLFNYANIKLDTPMRSNQKDYIPQFSLYKKKRKRIETFFSQLCDQFMIKRNYAKTFEGFKTRIISKITAATVIQYINKFIFQRKLNHLKISII is encoded by the coding sequence ATGAACAACATAGAGCAAATATATGAAAGAATTTTGGAAGTTTTAGGACTTTTTTCAGAAAATCAACTGATTAGTTATCAGAGAAGAACACCTAAAATGAGCGATTTAGAAGTCATAAGTCTTAATATTACTGCTGAATACTTGAGTATTGATAGCGAATTACAGTTCTTTAGAAAATTGCCAAACTCTCTGATAAACAAAATTGAAAGAAGTGTTTACAATAAGCGAAAACGAAGACTATCCCTACAAACAGAGCAAATTAGACAACGTATTTCGATGGAGTTCAATGAGTTTGAAGATATTTTTATCGTTGATAGCATGCCAATGAAAGTTTGTGAAAACGCTCGTTCTACTCGTTCAAAAATTTGTAAAGAGCAATCCTATTCTTCACCAACATATGGTTATTGTGCTTCACAGAAATTATATTTCTATGGCTATAAACTACACGCAGTATGTTCTTTAAATGGTGTGATTAAGAATTTTGATATAAGCCCTGCATCCGTTCACGACATCCACTATTTAAAAGATAGTGGTGAGCAAATGCGAAACTGTACTTTAATTGGAGATAGAGGCTATTTATCAGCAAAAGTTCAAATAGATTTATTTAACTATGCTAATATTAAATTAGATACACCAATGAGAAGTAATCAGAAAGATTATATTCCTCAATTTTCATTGTACAAGAAAAAGCGAAAACGAATTGAGACATTTTTCTCTCAACTTTGCGACCAATTTATGATTAAAAGAAACTATGCTAAAACTTTTGAAGGCTTTAAAACAAGGATAATCAGTAAAATAACCGCCGCAACGGTTATTCAATATATCAATAAATTTATCTTCCAAAGAAAATTAAATCATCTAAAAATCAGTATTATTTAA
- the pgi gene encoding glucose-6-phosphate isomerase gives MLPKINPTHTTAWQKLTSHFDRNDFDLRELFNTPNRFNEFSIKKENFLFDYSKNLINEETKQLLINLAKEVKLKEAIDSMFSGEKINETEQRAVLHTALRDFSDREIIVDGENIKPKIQKVLQQMKHFSEAVISGKHKGFSDKEITDIVNIGIGGSDLGPVMVCSALKHFKTRLNVHFVSNVDGNHLAETLKNLNPETTLFIIASKTFTTQETMTNALSAKEWFLKAGKEEEVAKHFVALSTNIEAVKSFGISEENIFEFWDWVGGRYSLWSAIGLSITLSIGYDNFEALLKGAYDTDTHFKNTEFEHNIPVIMGLLGVWYRNFYASTSYAVLPYSQYLDRFPAYLQQGDMESNGKSVDRNGDFVEYQTGPIIWGEPGTNGQHAFYQLIHQGTELIPSDFIAYTQSCNKVADHQEKLLANFFAQTEALAFGKTEEEAKAELEQQGKSKEEIKALLNHKIFLGNIPTNSFLFKELTPFSLGQLIALYEHKIFVQGVIWNIFSFDQFGVELGKVLAGNILTELKSSEITQSHDSSTNGLINYFKDNR, from the coding sequence ATGCTACCTAAAATAAATCCCACACATACAACAGCTTGGCAAAAATTAACTTCTCATTTTGATCGAAACGATTTTGACCTTAGAGAATTATTTAATACTCCTAATAGATTTAATGAGTTTTCTATCAAAAAGGAGAATTTCCTATTTGATTACTCCAAAAATCTCATTAACGAAGAAACCAAGCAATTACTCATCAATCTAGCTAAGGAAGTCAAACTCAAGGAGGCGATAGATAGTATGTTTTCTGGAGAAAAAATCAACGAAACTGAACAAAGAGCGGTTCTACATACTGCTTTGAGAGATTTTTCAGACAGAGAAATAATAGTGGACGGAGAAAACATCAAACCAAAAATACAGAAAGTATTGCAGCAGATGAAACACTTTTCAGAAGCTGTAATTTCAGGTAAACACAAAGGTTTTTCGGATAAAGAAATCACCGATATAGTAAATATTGGCATTGGAGGTTCAGACCTTGGACCTGTAATGGTTTGCTCTGCTCTAAAGCATTTTAAGACAAGGCTTAATGTTCACTTCGTTTCTAATGTGGACGGAAATCATTTGGCTGAAACTTTAAAAAACCTCAATCCCGAAACCACTCTTTTCATCATTGCTTCTAAAACTTTCACTACACAAGAGACGATGACCAACGCACTTTCTGCGAAGGAATGGTTCTTAAAAGCAGGAAAAGAAGAAGAGGTGGCTAAACATTTCGTGGCATTATCTACCAATATTGAAGCGGTTAAAAGTTTTGGTATTTCGGAAGAAAATATTTTTGAGTTTTGGGACTGGGTTGGTGGTAGATACTCTTTATGGAGTGCTATTGGTCTTAGCATTACGCTATCCATTGGTTATGATAATTTTGAAGCTTTATTAAAAGGAGCCTACGACACCGACACTCACTTTAAAAACACTGAATTTGAACACAATATCCCTGTGATTATGGGATTGCTTGGCGTTTGGTACCGTAATTTCTATGCTTCTACTAGCTACGCTGTGTTGCCTTATTCGCAATATCTAGACCGTTTTCCTGCTTACCTACAACAAGGCGATATGGAAAGTAACGGAAAGTCTGTGGACAGAAATGGAGATTTTGTGGAGTATCAAACTGGTCCTATTATATGGGGAGAACCGGGTACTAATGGACAACACGCCTTTTACCAGCTCATCCATCAAGGTACAGAACTTATTCCGTCGGATTTTATTGCTTACACTCAATCTTGCAATAAAGTAGCCGACCATCAAGAAAAACTCTTAGCTAACTTTTTTGCCCAGACCGAAGCCCTTGCTTTCGGTAAAACCGAGGAAGAAGCTAAAGCCGAGCTAGAACAACAAGGGAAAAGCAAAGAAGAAATTAAAGCACTCCTTAACCATAAAATATTCTTAGGAAATATTCCTACCAATTCTTTCTTATTTAAAGAACTTACACCGTTCTCTTTAGGACAACTAATTGCTTTGTACGAGCATAAGATTTTCGTTCAGGGTGTTATTTGGAACATCTTTAGTTTTGACCAATTCGGTGTGGAACTCGGTAAAGTTTTGGCAGGAAATATTTTAACGGAACTGAAATCATCAGAAATTACCCAGTCTCACGACAGTTCCACCAATGGTTTAATCAATTATTTTAAAGACAACCGATAA
- a CDS encoding regulatory protein RecX: protein MFMEKKLFTFDEIKLKMVNYCTYQDRCHQEVEQKMREFMLIPEAKDEILLYLMRENFLNEERFARSYVRGKFYHKSWGRKKIANHLKFKGVSEKLINMAMMEIDEEEYLDVLNKLTEKYINSLKSGTDFEKKQRAVRYLLGKGYESDVVQVSVNQYFNGGVVLYNENK, encoded by the coding sequence ATGTTTATGGAGAAAAAATTGTTCACTTTTGACGAAATTAAACTAAAGATGGTAAATTATTGTACCTATCAAGACCGTTGTCATCAAGAGGTGGAACAAAAAATGCGAGAATTTATGCTTATTCCCGAAGCTAAAGATGAAATTTTGCTTTATCTTATGAGAGAAAACTTTCTCAATGAGGAACGCTTCGCAAGAAGTTATGTGAGAGGGAAGTTTTATCATAAAAGCTGGGGGCGAAAAAAAATTGCCAATCATCTTAAATTTAAAGGAGTGTCCGAAAAGCTGATAAATATGGCGATGATGGAAATTGACGAGGAAGAGTATCTTGACGTACTGAATAAATTAACTGAAAAATATATCAATAGTTTAAAAAGTGGCACTGATTTTGAAAAAAAGCAACGAGCTGTTAGATACTTGCTAGGAAAAGGGTATGAATCAGATGTTGTTCAAGTATCTGTAAATCAATATTTTAATGGGGGGGTAGTTCTTTATAATGAAAATAAATAA